The Lactuca sativa cultivar Salinas chromosome 2, Lsat_Salinas_v11, whole genome shotgun sequence genome includes a window with the following:
- the LOC111905551 gene encoding uncharacterized protein LOC111905551, with protein MPKGRKRNIIEYGECSVFAAPATRRSKRSRLIAFVALPTYYDCGDCGGSVMLPLPPTPPSKIYNLYPDIGFLNDIRGYNSMFSMTSFRDVVDKDINSGRAPYVFKVSGQMYVVDTANEVSNRLKVVHDPGKRDLDAGIVCVLMESLSNHNEYVRTFKIAKEMGEVMNLDSYAVRLYSNIPDRRYGSLAPGTLGCIVIGDDGNSIGYDIVVYSKSGSPAPGTLGCIVIGDDSNSVGYDIFVYSKSGCPQQVSKLHPNYMSLQYPLLFPFGEDCWSLRLKLRVIQEHLRSEYLSGLYDALSKGDRENEFVGKRVFLPASFVGGPRYMYSYYQDALSICRVYGNPQYFITFTCNVKWPEITHYMETYGQHDVHSRADVIAIVFEMKARAFIMFLKEDKTFGEVEAHKCHYLYTIEFQKRGLPHCHTLLWVSKLEIIRQPADVDNFISTELPDLVLEASLYRMVTTCMIHDPYGPLNYKAPCMKDGKCRKHFPKPFHDATTFDKEGYAHYKRNPLTHHMMQSGTMIDNGYLVPYNKRLCSRFDEHKNVEYCGWNMMVPIVNEVHHFLDARYLFPHEAAWKMLNFFIHRRHPHVMTLPVHLLNMQHVMFKEIGRIEDVLCNPDFARTPLLTWFDNNVRDPKGRDLTYIDYPNRYTWDSRFKEWG; from the exons ATGCCTAAGGGTCGGAAACGTAACATTATTGAGTATGGGGAGTGCTCTGTGTTTGCTGCTCCTGCTACGCGTAGAAGTAAACGGTCGCGACTTATTGCTTTTGTTGCTCTTCCTACATACTATGACTGTGGTGattgt GGAGGTTCTGTTATGCTGCCTCTTCCGCCAACACCTCCTTCTAAAATTTATAACCTTTATCCAGACATTGGTTTTTTGAATGATATAAGAGGTTATAATAGTATGTTTTCCATGACATCTTTTAGGGATGTTGTTGATAAGGATATTAATAGTGGTCGTGCACCATATGTTTTTAAGGTTTCAGGTCAG ATGTATGTTGTTGATACTGCTAATGAGGTTTCTAATCGATTAAAGGTCGTTCATGATCCCGGTAAGAGAGATTTGGATGCTGGTATTGTGTGTGTTCTAATGGAATCCCTTTCTAATCACAATGAATATGTTAGGACATTTAAAATAGCTAAGGAGATGGGTGAGGTTATGAATTTGGATTCTTATGCagttcgtttgtatagtaacatCCCAGATCGTAGATACGGTTCACTAGCACCTGGAACTTTAGGTTGTATTGTTATCGGTGATGATGGTAATTCAATCGGCTATGATATTGTTGTCTACTCTAAATCTGGTTCACCAGCACCTGGCACTTTAGGTTGTATTGTTATCGGTGATGATAGTAACTCAGTCGGCTATGATATTTTTGTCTACTCTAAATCTGGTTGTCCTCAACAAGTGAGTAAACTTCATCCCAATTATATGTCGTTACAATATCCTTTGCTTTTCCCGTTTGGTGAGGACTGTTGGTCTCTGCGTTTGAAATTACGGGTGATACAG GAACATTTACGGTCCGAGTATCTGTCTGGTCTTTATGATGCTTTGTCTAAAGGGGATAGAGAGAATGAATTTGTGGGTAAACGGGTTTTCTTACCTGCATCGTTTGTTGGTGGTCCCCGTTATATGTATAGTTACTATCAGGATGCATTGTCGATATGTAGAGTATATGGAAATCCACAATACTTTATTACGTTTACATGTAACGTGAAGTGGCCAGAGATAACACATTATATGGAAACTTATGGTCAACATGATGTTCACAGTAGAGCTGATGTGATAGCTATAGTTTTTGAAATGAAAGCTAGGGCCTTCATTATGTTTCTAAAAGAGGATAAAACTTTTGGCGAGGTTGAAGCACATAAGtgtcatt ATTTATATACTATAGAGTTTCAAAAGAGAGGTTTACCGCATTGTCACACGCTTTTATGGGTATCCAAATTAGAAATTATTCGGCAACCTGCTGATGTTGATAACTTTATAAGTACAGAACTTCCAGATCTTGTCTTGGAAGCGTCTCTCTATCGGATGGTGACGACGTGTATGATTCATGACCCGTATGGTCCGTTAAATTATAAGGCTCCTTGTATGAAGGATGGAAAATGTAGAAAGCACTTTCCTAAACCTTTTCATGATGCTACAACTTTTGATAAAGAAGGCTACGCACACTACAAAAGGAATCCACTTACACATCACATGATGCAAAGTGGCACTATGATTGATAATGGATATTTAGTGCCATACAACAAGAGATTGTGTAGCCGATTTGATGAACACAAAAATGTTGAGTATTGTGGATGGAATATGATG GTCCCAATTGTAAATGAAGTTCACCACTTTTTGGATGCACGTTACCTTTTCCCACATGAGGCCGCATGGAAAATGTTAAACTTTTTCATTCATCGACGACATCCCCATGTGATGACATTGCCCGTTCACTTGCTAAATATGCAACATGTTATGTTTAAAGAAATTGGTAGAATAGAGGATGTTCTTTGTAATCCTGATTTTGCTAGAACACCACTACTTACATGGTTTGACAATAATGTAAGAGATCCAAAAGGTCGAGATCTTACTTATATTGACTACCCTAACAGATATACATGGGATTCTAGATTCAAAGAATGGGGATAG
- the LOC111905539 gene encoding probable serine/threonine-protein kinase PBL21 — protein sequence MGCFPCLRCRSKDVKNCDGDLDSNEFPDNGKGRRTYNDVSDGKCVDSMRGKGQAWCGQRANVARSFTFRELAASTQNFRVANLIGEGGFGSVYKGRLESGKIVAIKQLNLNGLQGNQEFIVEVLMLSLLRHSNLVTLIGYCTDGDQRLLVYEYMPLGSLENHLFDLESHQEPLDWHTRLKIAVGAARGLEYLHCKANPPVIYRDLKSSNILLDNDFNTKLSDFGLAKLGPVGDNTHVSTRVMGTYGYCAPDYAMSGRLTLKSDIYSFGVVLLELITGRKAIDMTKKSGEQNLVSWSRPFLKDRKKFVQLADPLLQGHFPARCMHHAVAIIAMCLQEQANFRPLIGDIVVALEYLASQAETPENPKSPTTTSRPPAASRRPSPSKASKTPTL from the exons ATGGGTTGCTTTCCTTGCCTAAGATGTCGTTCTAAAGATGTTAAAAATTGCGATGGCGATTTGGATTCCAATGAGTTTCCAG ATAATGGGAAGGGAAGAAGAACGTATAACGACGTTAGTG ATGGGAAATGTGTGGATTCAATGAGAGGAAAAGGTCAAGCGTGGTGTGGTCAGAGGGCTAATGTGGCAAGAAGCTTTACATTTCGTGAGCTTGCTGCATCTACACAGAACTTCAGGGTTGCTAATTTGATTGGTGAAGGTGGATTTGGAAGTGTTTACAAGGGTCGATTAGAATCAGGGAAG ATAGTTGCCATAAAACAGCTGAACTTGAATGGGCTTCAAGGGAATCAGGAATTTATTGTGGAGGTTCTTATGTTGAGTCTTCTTCGCCATTCAAATCTTGTCACATTGATTGGTTATTGCACAGATGGAGATCAGAGACTTCTGGTGTATGAGTACATGCCTTTGGGTAGCCTGGAAAATCatctttttg ATTTAGAGTCTCATCAAGAGCCATTGGATTGGCACACGCGACTAAAGATTGCAGTAGGTGCAGCACGTGGTCTAGAATACCTCCATTGCAAAGCAAATCCACCTGTAATTTATCGCGATTTAAAATCATCAAACATTTTGTTGGATAATGATTTCAATACAAAGCTTTCAGATTTTGGGCTTGCTAAATTGGGCCCAGTAGGTGACAACACACACGTGTCTACCCGTGTTATGGGCACCTATGGCTATTGTGCGCCTGATTATGCAATGAGTGGTAGACTTACCCTAAAGTCTGATATATACAGCTTTGGTGTTGTGCTTTTGGAGCTTATTACTGGGCGTAAAGCAATTGATATGACTAAAAAATCTGGAGAACAGAATTTGGTTTCATGG TCACGCCCATTCTTAAAAGACCGAAAAAAATTCGTTCAATTAGCGGATCCATTACTCCAAGGCCACTTTCCCGCCCGTTGTATGCACCACGCGGTGGCCATAATCGCAATGTGTCTTCAAGAACAAGCAAATTTCCGGCCATTAATCGGTGACATAGTGGTTGCTCTAGAGTATTTGGCTTCTCAAGCTGAGACACCCGAAAACCCTAAAAGCCCAACCACCACCTCCCGCCCACCTGCCGCCTCTCGCCGCCCATCACCCTCAAAAGCTTCAAAAACACCGACTTTGTGA